The Kineothrix sp. IPX-CK genomic interval GAAAATATTTTCTAAGACAGTAAAATACGCAGTCTAAGAAAGTCTAAGTTTCACTCAACAAGCTTGTTTGACCGCAAACTTGCAGATTATGATAGAATGGAGATTAATTATGAACAGGATAATTAGAACGGATGTTAATGAAGAGTGCGCATATTCCGGAATCGTGGAGGCCGGTGACTATGTATTTCTCAGCTTCTGCGTAGGAAACGTAGGAGGAACAGTTGAAGAACAGGTTCATGGAGCACTCGATGATATGGAAAGACGTTTGAAAAAAGTAAATCTGTCATTGCATAATGTGGTAAAGATGGATGTTTTATTAAAGGATGTCTGGAATATTCCGGTTATGGAAAAAGTATTTAAGGAGCGGTTTGAAGGCATATACCCTGCGAGAAAGACGATACAGACAGCGTTCGCACATAGCGGGGGACCGGATGAGCTGCACGTTCAGATCGATGCAATTGCGTACAAAGAATAGGGTACAAGAGAAACTTCAGAGGACATTTTTCGGTGGAAGTATTGCTGAAATGTGTCCTCTTTTACATTGCTATTATTCGTTCGAACGAATATAATGAAGAAAAAACTTTTAACTATTGATTTGAGTACGCTTGGCGACGCACAGATGGGGATAAAAATGGAATATATTTCTATTGAAACGATAGTAGAACAATACGGCAGCTATGTTTATAATTTAGCATTTAAGCTGTCGGGTAAAGCTGAAAAGGCAGAGGATCTGGCGCAAGAAACCTTCATAAAGGCATGGAAGCATCTTGAAAACTTAAAAGAACCTGCAGCACTAAAAAAATGGCTTCATGTAATATGTGTGAATGAATTTAAGATGATGATAAGGAAACAAGCTCGCGAAAATATTGATTACATAGAGAATATTGAAGATTTGGAAAATGATTCTGACCTTCTGAGCGATGTTCAGGAAATAGTCGTTGATGAAATCATTATGGCTGAGGAAATGATTAAAATACGGAATGGATGCTTTTTGGCAATGGCTCGGAAACTTTCCTTGAATCAAAGGATAACTTTTTCTTTGGTTGATATGTTTGGATTATCGATCAAAGAGGTCGCTGATATATTGGATATTACGCCAAAAGCGGTTAAGGGATTGCTATACAGGGCAAGGATGAATCTGGATGCCTTTTTTCAGGGACACTGCAATATTCTGGATATAAAAAATCCGTGCCGGTGCGAAGCATGGAGTGAATTCTACCTTACACGTGAGAAGCTTCAGGAGGCTATGAAAAAGAGCCTGCCTGATTATAAGGAAAAAGAATATTCATTTGATTTGGAAACCAGGAATAAAATAGCATTTTACTATCGCCGTATTCCGGAAATGCAGCCGCCAAAGCAGTGGTATCAAAATATTATTCTGTTAATCGGAAGTTTATATAAATAAAAGCTTTTCACCCGGGCCTTTTATATAAATGCAGCATCTTTATCTATGAGGAGGAAAATATCATGATATCTGACGATATCTTTGCTGAATTAGGAAAGAAAAGGAGTGATGAAAGGCAGTAATAAAAATGGAGGTATGCATAATTAGTAGGAGGTAAGTGATAGAGTGGATAAAAAGTTGAATAAAAATGTATATTCAACTATTGATTTGAGTGTGCGTCGCAACGCACAGATGGGTATAAAAATGAAAAATTATGATAACTTTTTTCTTCCTGTCGGTGATATGGAAGAAGCTAAAAAATATTATGGAGAATTATTAGGACTACAGATGAAATTTGACTTTACTGATAAGGGGATGATTGCATATAATGTTGGAAATGAGGAACCTGCAATTATTTTAAAGGATAAAAGCAAATTCGAGGATTTAAAGCCGACCATATGGTTTGAAGTATCCGATGTTATGAAGAAATATGAGGAAATGAAAGGAATGGGAATAGTTTTCTTATCAGAACCATTCAAGATAAAAACAGGATATGCCGTCGAATTTGAAGACCCGTTCGGAAACCGCTTGGGAATAACAGATTATTTAATCCCCGTTACAAGTGCCTAGGAGCTTACTTGATGAAATGAAAGCGTTACATGATTACCGGGATTAAATTATACATCCTTAGATCGATGGCGAAATGCTGTTGATTTAGGGGTGTTTTTTTATAAGATGCTATGAAACATTGGATAAGCTTGTTATAATATTAGTGGCATTGCTTTGGCTCTTATTGTTAAAGGAGAACATGGGATATGAAATACAATTATATTATAAATGTGAGAGATGATGATAAATTGCGTGCAAGCTTTAACGAGCTGACGCAGAAGGTATACGGGTTTGATTTCAAACAATGGTATGAAAGAGGTCAATGGGGAGATAAATATATACCTCATGTCTTGGAGGATAAAGGCAGAGTTATATCGAATGTGTCGGTTAATCTCATGTACTTCAATATGGGCGGGGAAATTAAAAAATATATTCAGCTTGGGACGGTTATGACCGACCCTGATTATCGCGGTCAGGGACTTAACAGATACATACTGGAAAAGATTTTGGAAAAGTATCGGGGAAAGGTTGATGGAATATATCTTTTTGGAAATGACAGCGTTCTGGAATATTATCCGAGGTTCGGATTCACCCCGATTAAAGAATATGAGTATAGCTGCAAATTGCATTGGGAAAGTGAAGCAATATCGGATATCGAAAGAAATGCATCCCGGATTGAGAAAACAGATTTGTCTGATA includes:
- a CDS encoding RidA family protein, translated to MNRIIRTDVNEECAYSGIVEAGDYVFLSFCVGNVGGTVEEQVHGALDDMERRLKKVNLSLHNVVKMDVLLKDVWNIPVMEKVFKERFEGIYPARKTIQTAFAHSGGPDELHVQIDAIAYKE
- a CDS encoding RNA polymerase sigma factor codes for the protein MKKKLLTIDLSTLGDAQMGIKMEYISIETIVEQYGSYVYNLAFKLSGKAEKAEDLAQETFIKAWKHLENLKEPAALKKWLHVICVNEFKMMIRKQARENIDYIENIEDLENDSDLLSDVQEIVVDEIIMAEEMIKIRNGCFLAMARKLSLNQRITFSLVDMFGLSIKEVADILDITPKAVKGLLYRARMNLDAFFQGHCNILDIKNPCRCEAWSEFYLTREKLQEAMKKSLPDYKEKEYSFDLETRNKIAFYYRRIPEMQPPKQWYQNIILLIGSLYK
- a CDS encoding GNAT family N-acetyltransferase, which codes for MKYNYIINVRDDDKLRASFNELTQKVYGFDFKQWYERGQWGDKYIPHVLEDKGRVISNVSVNLMYFNMGGEIKKYIQLGTVMTDPDYRGQGLNRYILEKILEKYRGKVDGIYLFGNDSVLEYYPRFGFTPIKEYEYSCKLHWESEAISDIERNASRIEKTDLSDKGTCDKLYNAIMEYNSSARGNNPNDGFNMCDNLGLYQFWLAEEFRENVYYLPDIGAYIIADLNADTLKIYQIISKDVIDIKKLAASFRRVSEIKLGFTPARKEDYDIEQHIVKDCTLFILGDNLKKVELEKMMFPEISHA
- a CDS encoding VOC family protein; the protein is MDKKLNKNVYSTIDLSVRRNAQMGIKMKNYDNFFLPVGDMEEAKKYYGELLGLQMKFDFTDKGMIAYNVGNEEPAIILKDKSKFEDLKPTIWFEVSDVMKKYEEMKGMGIVFLSEPFKIKTGYAVEFEDPFGNRLGITDYLIPVTSA